One Eurosta solidaginis isolate ZX-2024a chromosome 5, ASM4086904v1, whole genome shotgun sequence DNA segment encodes these proteins:
- the LOC137233892 gene encoding uncharacterized protein isoform X2, with amino-acid sequence MELQYNEFQDTQKEDPCTIDTGHLLRATSIILNKDTDEENDALEALNALECSKCQQCAHCSNNIKALTNTVRLTMLEINDIKEQHRERRHREFIELLEKYFGSDKPKSPEILRNIKTEDNIGNKINDVTAVTQDTSSQISKNIKPSPAMSQSYTPIRKRLSESVGEDSNVGLPPKKHLKPQKCINIEDLKNATKKQRDELLVMRQKMLEMQRRKMEDRERKKREDKFTN; translated from the exons ATGGAATTACAATATAATGAGTTTCAAGATACTCAGAAAGAAG ACCCTTGCACTATTGATACAGGCCACTTGTTACGTGCTACATCAATTATACTGAATAAAGATACAGACGAAGAAAATGACGCCTTAGAAGCTCTGAATGCTTTGGAATGTTCCAAATGTCAGCAATGTGCCCACTGCAGTAATAATATCAAAGCTTTAACAAATACTGTTCGACTAACAATGTTGGAGATTAATGATATTAAAGAGCAACATCGGGAACGACGTCATCGTGAGTTTATCGAGCTCCTTGAAAAGTATTTCGGAAGTGATAAACCTAAAAGCCCTGAAATTTTGAGAAATATAAAAACTGAAGATAACATTGGCAATAAAATAAATGACGTGACCGCAGTAACACAAGATACATCATCCCAAATAAGCAAGAATATTAAACCATCACCGGCTATGTCCCAGTCATATACTCCAATTCGCAAACGACTATCAGAGAGTGTGGGTGAAGATAGTAATGTTGGATTACCACCAAAAAAGCATTTAAAACCACAAAAATGCATTAACATCGAAGACTTAAAAAATGCCACAAAAAAACAGAGAGACGAACTTTTGGTAATGCGGCAGAAAATGCTTGAAATGCAGCGGCGGAAAATGGAGGATCGGGAACGGAAAAAACGTGAAGATAAGTTTACTAATTGA
- the LOC137233892 gene encoding uncharacterized protein isoform X1 encodes MELQYNEFQDTQKEEDPCTIDTGHLLRATSIILNKDTDEENDALEALNALECSKCQQCAHCSNNIKALTNTVRLTMLEINDIKEQHRERRHREFIELLEKYFGSDKPKSPEILRNIKTEDNIGNKINDVTAVTQDTSSQISKNIKPSPAMSQSYTPIRKRLSESVGEDSNVGLPPKKHLKPQKCINIEDLKNATKKQRDELLVMRQKMLEMQRRKMEDRERKKREDKFTN; translated from the exons ATGGAATTACAATATAATGAGTTTCAAGATACTCAGAAAGAAG AAGACCCTTGCACTATTGATACAGGCCACTTGTTACGTGCTACATCAATTATACTGAATAAAGATACAGACGAAGAAAATGACGCCTTAGAAGCTCTGAATGCTTTGGAATGTTCCAAATGTCAGCAATGTGCCCACTGCAGTAATAATATCAAAGCTTTAACAAATACTGTTCGACTAACAATGTTGGAGATTAATGATATTAAAGAGCAACATCGGGAACGACGTCATCGTGAGTTTATCGAGCTCCTTGAAAAGTATTTCGGAAGTGATAAACCTAAAAGCCCTGAAATTTTGAGAAATATAAAAACTGAAGATAACATTGGCAATAAAATAAATGACGTGACCGCAGTAACACAAGATACATCATCCCAAATAAGCAAGAATATTAAACCATCACCGGCTATGTCCCAGTCATATACTCCAATTCGCAAACGACTATCAGAGAGTGTGGGTGAAGATAGTAATGTTGGATTACCACCAAAAAAGCATTTAAAACCACAAAAATGCATTAACATCGAAGACTTAAAAAATGCCACAAAAAAACAGAGAGACGAACTTTTGGTAATGCGGCAGAAAATGCTTGAAATGCAGCGGCGGAAAATGGAGGATCGGGAACGGAAAAAACGTGAAGATAAGTTTACTAATTGA